One window of the Nicotiana tabacum cultivar K326 chromosome 4, ASM71507v2, whole genome shotgun sequence genome contains the following:
- the LOC107789636 gene encoding uncharacterized protein LOC107789636 codes for MYAEEQLQSLYSCGELTDTVSKGTEIDLTHNLSSCNASFIALVPKKKVAAELKDYRPIRQQNAFIKGRQISDASLVANEVLDWRTKSGIPKILCKLDIEKAFDQLGWGQVGFFSPRKGLRQGDPLSPFLFILAMEGLTRMLDRAKQLHWIQGFQVGRDPMNTINVSHLLYADETLIFCEANKPQVQNLNITLLIFEDLSGLHINMLKIVIYSVNEVPNLKELAEILSCNTGSLPTPYLGLPLGAKFKSTRIWNGIIENFEKRLATWQMQYLSMFSSQEARQNEKNIPIWRVTSKFTDSTLLSGVDVFNQRQWGVLGKRDLKLHNKRMLLKWIWRYRQGESVCWKDVITAKYGAQNNWCTKTVTSSHGTGLWKNISAKKNEFLQNISYKVGNGAKVKFWKGNWLENIVLKESFPALASIACNLLIIERATYGISLSEGTCKIGSDDFLNLLTLIEGHNITESCSDKI; via the exons ATGTATGCAGAGGAACAGTTGCAGTCACTTTACAGCTGTGGGGAGTTGACTGATACAGTCAGCAAGGGAACTGAAATCGATCT gaCACATAACTTATCATCTTGCAATGCCTCATTCATAGCACTGGTTCCAAAGAAGAAAGTTGCAGCTGAGCTGAAGGACTATAGACCAATCA GGCAGCAAAATGCATTTATTAAGGGCAGGCAGATCTCTGATGCATCTCTTGTAGCAAATGAAGTGCTTGACTGGAGGACAAAAAGTGGTATTCCTAAAATTCTTTGTAAATTGGATATTGAGAAGGCGTTTGATCAATTGGGCTG GGGACAAGTTGGATTCTTCTCTCCTCGGAAGGGATTGAGGCAGGGTGACCCTCTCTCCCCATTCCTTTTTATCCTAGCTATGGAAGGCCTTACCAGAATGTTGGATAGAGCAAAGCAATTGCACTGGATACAAGGTTTCCAAGTGGGAAGAGATCCAATGAACACCATTAACGTCTCCCATCTTCTTTATGCAGATGAAACTTTAATTTTCTGTGAAGCCAATAAGCCACAAGTCCAGAATCTCAACATAACCCTCCTCATTTTTGAAGATTTATCGGGATTACATATCAATATGTTGAAAATTGTCATATACTCCGTCAATGAAGTCCCAAATTTAAAAGAACTTGCAGAGATACTCAGTTGCAACACTGGCTCACTTCCCACCCCCTATCTCGGCCTACCTCTTGGAGCAAAATTCAAGTCAACAAGGATCTGGAATggcataattgaaaattttgagaagagGCTAGCGACATGGCAAATGCAATATTTATCCATG TTCAGTTCTCAAGAAGCTAGACAAAATGAGAAGAACATTCCTATATGGAGGGTAACATCCAAGTTCACAGATTCCACCTTGTTAAGTGGAGTAGATGTATTCAACCAAAGGCAATGGGGGGTTTTAGGTAAAAGAGATCTAAAGCTTCACAACAAAAGAATGCTTCTTAAATGGATTTGGAGGTATAGACAAGGGGAATCTGTCTGTTGGAAAGATGTCATCACTGCTAAGTATGGAGCTCAGAACAATTGGTGCACTAAGACGGTTACATCATCACATGGCACTGGTCTTTGGAAGAACATCTCTGCGAAGAAGAATGAGTTCTTGCAAAACATCTCTTACAAGGTTGGAAATGGAGCAAAGGTCAAGTTCTGGAAAGGCAATTGGCTGGAGAACATTGTACTTAAAGAATCATTTCCAGCACTTGCCTCAATTGCTTGCAATCTGCTGATAATAGAGAGGGCAACATATGGAATATCACTTTCAGAAGGAACCTGCAAGATTGGGAGTGATGATTTTCTGAACCTATTAACTTTGATTGAAGGCCACAATATTACAGAGTCATGTTCAGACAAAATTTAA